CAATTATTTTCGTGTGCAATTTGTGCTGCATTTTGAATAATATTATTTGTAATTCCGGCAAGTATTGAGATACAATTTGCACCGGCTTGAGTATATTCTTTAATTGTATCTTCTACTCGATCGACTAATTTTACATCAGCATAAATTTCTTTGTCCGGAAAATTTTTTTTAAATTTTTTTACAGCTTCTAAGCCGTATTTTACTATTAAAGTTGATCCAATTTCAAATATATCTACATATTTTTCTATGTTTTTTGCTATTAAAATTGCCTTGTCTATGTCTTGTAAATCAAATGATACTTGTAATTTCATAAAATACTCCCTTAATTTTGGTCGAATATTTTTAAAGTATATTTGTTAAATACACAAATTTTCAAGATTACTATTTTTAGGTTGACACATTTTGTTTTAAAGGCAAACTCAAGTCAGTTTTTATCTGTTTATGGGTTTGAAAAATTAAGATTTATTATGAAAAATTTGATAAAAATTATACAAAATAGTTCAAGTAAAAATATTTTAATCATTGGTGACGTAATGCTTGATGAGTATATCTTTGGAACTGTTTCCAGAATATCTCCTGAAGCACCGGTGCCGGTTTTAAAAGAAGAAAAAATGGAATGGTGCCTTGGTGGTGCTGCAAACGTTGCTTTAAATTGTAAAAATATAGGCTGTAATGTAAATATTGTTGGCATTATAAACGATATGGACTTTGCGGGTCAAAAGTTAGCATCTATGCTATCTGAAAATGGAATATCTTCATCAAATTTAATAAAAAGCGAACAGAGAATTACCACATGTAAAAAAAGAGCTTTATGTGGTGGGCATCAACTTTTAAGAATTGATAACGAGTCTGAGCATAATTTAACAGACAAAGAGTTATTATTGATTACAGAAAAAATTAATAATTTGATTGTTAAAGATTCTATAATATTGATTTCTGATTATGCAAAGGGTGTAATTTCAAGTGAGTTGGTTAGGTTTGTTTCAGTAATTGCAAAATCCAGAAATTGTAAAATAATAGTTGATCCTAAAGGCAAAAATTTTGAAAAATATATTGGCGTTAATTATATAAAACCCAATTATAAAGAATTTTTGCTAATGCTGGATGTTTATGGCTTGGATAAAAATAATTCAATATCTAATAATGCAAAAATTTTGTGTGAAAAATTATCTATTGACGGTCTGATTATTACGTTAGGCGAAAAAGGGATTCATTTTGTATCAAAAGATGAAGATATTTTTGTTTCGGCGCTAAAAAAAGAGGTTTATGATCTTACCGGTGCCGGTGATACCGTTTTGGCATTTTTGGCACTTGGCCTTTCTGTTGGCTTTGATATGCAAAAATGCTTGCAAATTGCAAATACTGCTGCAGGCGTCGCTGTATCGCATTTAAAAACTTATGCAGTAAGTTTGGAAGAACTTTTGGATAAGAATATTTATTCATCTGAAAAAATTTATGAAAATTGGACCAATTTAAAAATTGAACTTGATTGGATTAAGGCTCAAAATAAAAAAATTGTTTTTACAAACGGATGTTTTGATCTTTTGCATTCCGGTCATATTTATTTATTAAACGAAGCAAAAAAGTTGGGCGATATTTTAGTTGTTGCAATTAATACCGATGAATCTGTAAAAAGATACAAAGGGCAGAGTAGGCCAATTAATAGTTTATATGAACGCATGCATGTTATGTCTTCATTGGGTATTGTCGATTTTGTTGTTTCATTTGAGCAGGATACACCCAAAGAACTTATTGAATATCTTTCACCTGATGTTTTGGTAAAAGGTGGCGATTATAAAGCAGAAAATGTTGCCGGTGCAGATTTTGTTAAAAAGAGCGGTGGACAAGTTGCAATTATTGAATATCAAGTTGGTTTATCAACGACTAATATTGTTAAAAAGATTAGTACTGTAGTTTAGTAAAAATCCATATATGGGTCCAAATTTTTAATCATATCCACTTCGTGGTCTTGTATCTTTGGAGGCAAATAAGAAAGTAATTCACTTGGCAGTTTTTCATAATCGACTTGCTTATAAAACATCTTATGATTAAATACATCGTCGAAAATTTTAGGCGTTAAGTATTTCGGATCTAAACTAGAAGATTGGTTAGCGTAAA
This DNA window, taken from Candidatus Dependentiae bacterium, encodes the following:
- a CDS encoding orotidine 5'-phosphate decarboxylase, which produces MKLQVSFDLQDIDKAILIAKNIEKYVDIFEIGSTLIVKYGLEAVKKFKKNFPDKEIYADVKLVDRVEDTIKEYTQAGANCISILAGITNNIIQNAAQIAHENNCKIALDLVDSHSLGQSAMDSKSLDIDRIIFHGPHEEQMLETLLEEWENVKGNTDTPIFIEGGINKNSINKILELKPDGIIIGAAITHSGDPAKDAEFFKNILKK
- the rfaE2 gene encoding D-glycero-beta-D-manno-heptose 1-phosphate adenylyltransferase, translating into MKNLIKIIQNSSSKNILIIGDVMLDEYIFGTVSRISPEAPVPVLKEEKMEWCLGGAANVALNCKNIGCNVNIVGIINDMDFAGQKLASMLSENGISSSNLIKSEQRITTCKKRALCGGHQLLRIDNESEHNLTDKELLLITEKINNLIVKDSIILISDYAKGVISSELVRFVSVIAKSRNCKIIVDPKGKNFEKYIGVNYIKPNYKEFLLMLDVYGLDKNNSISNNAKILCEKLSIDGLIITLGEKGIHFVSKDEDIFVSALKKEVYDLTGAGDTVLAFLALGLSVGFDMQKCLQIANTAAGVAVSHLKTYAVSLEELLDKNIYSSEKIYENWTNLKIELDWIKAQNKKIVFTNGCFDLLHSGHIYLLNEAKKLGDILVVAINTDESVKRYKGQSRPINSLYERMHVMSSLGIVDFVVSFEQDTPKELIEYLSPDVLVKGGDYKAENVAGADFVKKSGGQVAIIEYQVGLSTTNIVKKISTVV